From the Burkholderia mayonis genome, one window contains:
- a CDS encoding S53 family peptidase, with the protein MQRTQHVNRLFSKRFALSLLPLAIAATLSPLSAQAASDWAPTRTDAFLLTRAPAAAASQTLAKTAPSYALNTIGTPELADTTVTPLELSQPLRVTVVLKSRNEAQLDAFLHEVNQPGSANYHKYLTPEQFKARFAPTDGQVQAVVAHLKANGFSNVTVSANNKLIFAEGNASNAERGFHTTLKRFNYRGKAVYANDAAALIPASMSPFVDSVLGLQNAAVPHRLLHRATPTDARIQPGTITKNATSGSQVGHQTTDFAQIYDASGLPAATNTTVGIITWGDMTQTIADLKTFTQNAGLPTVNTAVVAGSSGTLANDGDPSEWDLDSQTIIGTSGGVKQLIFYAAVNGDSNDSGLTNATLTAAYNKAVTDNVAKVINVSLGEDEAAANSDGTLAATDAVFKQAVAQGQIFSVSSGDAGVYQWSTSPYGAPGYIGTYSGGKVTTKINLAKYSVSSPASSPYVVAVGGTTLSTSGTTTWAGETVWNEGLAYADIGSNGQPLDNAVRIWATGGGVSGYEAAPSWQTGALGSSVTKRVVPDVAFDAAQSTGAYIVVNGQPNQLIGGTSLASPIFVGGWARVESANNNSLGLPTSNFYQGLPGNTSLVHDVTSGNNGYNGYGYSANSGWDDDTGFGSLDFAKVSASSVK; encoded by the coding sequence ATGCAGAGAACTCAGCATGTCAACCGGCTATTCTCGAAACGCTTCGCGCTGTCGCTGCTACCGCTAGCGATCGCCGCCACGTTGTCCCCGCTTTCCGCGCAAGCCGCATCCGATTGGGCGCCGACCCGCACCGACGCCTTCCTGCTCACGCGCGCGCCAGCCGCCGCCGCGTCGCAGACGCTGGCCAAGACGGCGCCGAGCTACGCGCTCAATACGATCGGCACACCCGAGCTCGCCGACACGACCGTCACGCCGCTCGAGCTGAGCCAGCCGCTGCGCGTGACCGTTGTCCTGAAGAGCCGCAACGAAGCGCAGCTCGACGCGTTCCTTCATGAAGTGAACCAGCCCGGCAGCGCGAACTATCACAAGTACCTGACGCCCGAACAATTCAAGGCGCGCTTCGCGCCGACCGACGGCCAAGTGCAGGCCGTCGTCGCGCACCTGAAGGCGAACGGCTTCAGCAACGTCACGGTGTCGGCGAACAACAAGCTGATCTTCGCGGAAGGCAACGCATCGAATGCGGAGCGCGGCTTCCATACGACGCTCAAGCGCTTCAACTACCGCGGCAAGGCGGTCTACGCGAACGACGCGGCGGCGCTGATTCCCGCGTCGATGAGCCCGTTCGTCGATTCGGTGCTCGGGCTGCAGAATGCGGCCGTTCCGCATCGGCTGCTCCATCGCGCCACGCCGACGGACGCGCGCATCCAGCCCGGCACGATCACGAAGAACGCGACGAGCGGCTCGCAGGTCGGCCACCAGACGACCGACTTCGCGCAGATCTACGACGCAAGCGGCCTACCGGCCGCGACCAATACGACAGTCGGGATCATCACGTGGGGCGACATGACGCAGACGATCGCCGACCTGAAAACGTTCACGCAGAACGCAGGTCTGCCGACCGTCAACACGGCGGTCGTCGCGGGCAGCTCGGGCACGCTCGCCAACGACGGCGATCCGAGCGAATGGGATCTCGACAGCCAGACGATCATCGGCACATCGGGCGGCGTCAAGCAACTGATCTTCTATGCGGCCGTCAACGGCGACAGCAACGACAGCGGCCTCACGAACGCGACGCTGACGGCCGCGTACAACAAGGCCGTCACCGACAACGTCGCGAAAGTCATCAACGTATCGCTCGGCGAAGACGAAGCGGCCGCGAACTCGGACGGCACGCTCGCCGCGACCGATGCGGTCTTCAAGCAAGCGGTCGCGCAAGGCCAGATCTTCTCGGTGTCGTCCGGCGACGCGGGCGTCTACCAATGGTCGACGTCGCCGTACGGTGCGCCCGGCTACATCGGCACGTACAGCGGCGGCAAAGTCACGACGAAGATCAATCTGGCGAAGTACAGCGTGTCGTCGCCGGCGAGCTCGCCGTACGTCGTCGCGGTCGGCGGCACGACGCTGTCGACGAGCGGAACGACGACCTGGGCGGGCGAGACCGTCTGGAACGAAGGTCTCGCGTACGCGGACATCGGCAGCAACGGCCAGCCGCTCGACAACGCGGTTCGGATCTGGGCGACGGGCGGCGGCGTCAGCGGCTACGAGGCGGCGCCGAGCTGGCAGACGGGCGCGCTCGGCAGCTCGGTGACGAAGCGCGTCGTGCCGGACGTCGCGTTCGACGCCGCGCAATCGACGGGCGCGTACATCGTCGTCAACGGCCAGCCGAATCAGTTGATCGGCGGCACGAGCCTCGCGTCGCCGATCTTCGTCGGCGGCTGGGCGCGCGTCGAATCGGCGAACAACAACAGCCTCGGTCTGCCGACATCGAACTTCTACCAGGGCCTGCCGGGCAACACGTCGCTCGTGCACGACGTCACGTCGGGCAACAACGGCTATAACGGTTACGGCTATAGCGCGAACTCCGGGTGGGACGATGACACCGGCTTCGGCAGTCTCGATTTCGCAAAGGTAAGCGCGAGTTCGGTCAAGTAA
- a CDS encoding SDR family NAD(P)-dependent oxidoreductase, translated as MKHFSGKVAAITGAGSGMGRSLAVELARRGCHLALSDINESGLAQTVAFCAAHGVKITSQRLDVSSRDAVFDWARATREAHGKVNLVFNNAGVSLAAPAETARIEDFEWIMGINFWGVVHGAQAFLPYLRESGDGHVINTSSLFGLVAMPTQSAYNATKFAVRGFTEALRMELELEGAPVGVTCVHPGGVATNIATASRIDSSIATLTGQDIETHRRAANRLINVTTPESAARQIIAGVERNARRVLVGADARRIDKLARLFGSAYQVFVLRFVRKSRERNLARQHGAAQPAPPSSISKDPA; from the coding sequence ATGAAGCATTTTTCAGGCAAGGTGGCGGCAATCACCGGCGCGGGTTCCGGCATGGGACGCAGCCTGGCCGTCGAGCTGGCGCGGCGCGGCTGCCATCTCGCGCTCAGCGACATCAACGAAAGCGGCCTCGCGCAGACCGTCGCGTTCTGCGCGGCGCACGGCGTGAAGATCACGTCGCAACGGCTCGACGTGTCGTCGCGCGATGCGGTGTTCGACTGGGCGCGCGCGACGCGTGAAGCGCACGGCAAGGTCAACCTGGTCTTCAACAACGCGGGCGTGTCGCTCGCGGCGCCCGCCGAGACGGCGCGGATCGAAGATTTCGAATGGATCATGGGGATCAACTTCTGGGGCGTCGTGCACGGCGCCCAGGCGTTCCTGCCGTATCTGCGCGAATCGGGCGACGGCCACGTGATCAACACGTCGAGCCTGTTCGGCCTCGTCGCGATGCCGACGCAAAGCGCGTACAACGCGACGAAGTTCGCCGTGCGCGGCTTCACCGAAGCGCTCAGGATGGAGCTCGAGCTCGAAGGCGCGCCCGTCGGCGTGACCTGCGTGCATCCGGGCGGCGTCGCGACCAACATCGCGACCGCGTCGCGGATCGATTCGAGCATCGCGACGCTGACCGGTCAGGACATCGAAACGCATCGCCGCGCGGCGAACCGGCTCATCAACGTGACGACGCCCGAATCGGCCGCACGCCAGATCATCGCGGGCGTCGAGCGCAACGCGCGGCGCGTGCTCGTCGGCGCCGACGCGCGCCGCATCGACAAGCTCGCGCGCCTGTTCGGCTCCGCATACCAGGTCTTCGTGCTGCGCTTCGTTCGCAAGTCGCGCGAACGCAACCTCGCGCGCCAGCACGGCGCGGCGCAGCCCGCCCCCCCTTCCTCCATCAGCAAGGATCCCGCATGA
- a CDS encoding TetR/AcrR family transcriptional regulator produces the protein MENILELDKRGRPYGGVSPEARAAERRDALIRAGTRIFGTVGFRKATVRAICQEAKLNDRYFYAAFDGAGELLRCTYQHHAERLRASVKQAIDALDDAHDGLDARIDAGLAAFFAFLRDTCAARVLLLEVMGVSAGTDATYQRNLLEFGKMIVSLVGPVSEDADERADQRIIGLALVGAMTNVGAAWLLTGYRDPEEKMVRNCRQVLLGTLPFLAKW, from the coding sequence ATGGAGAACATACTCGAACTCGACAAGAGGGGCCGTCCCTACGGCGGAGTTTCGCCCGAGGCGCGGGCGGCAGAGCGCCGCGACGCGCTGATTCGTGCGGGCACGCGCATCTTCGGGACGGTCGGCTTTCGCAAGGCGACCGTGCGCGCGATCTGCCAGGAGGCGAAGCTCAACGACCGCTATTTCTACGCGGCGTTCGACGGCGCCGGTGAATTGCTGCGCTGCACCTACCAGCATCATGCGGAGCGGTTGCGCGCGTCGGTGAAGCAGGCGATCGACGCGCTCGACGACGCGCACGACGGGCTCGACGCGCGGATCGACGCGGGGCTCGCCGCATTCTTCGCATTCCTGCGCGACACCTGCGCGGCGCGCGTGCTGCTGCTCGAAGTGATGGGCGTGAGTGCCGGGACCGATGCGACCTACCAGCGGAATCTGCTCGAGTTCGGCAAGATGATCGTTTCGCTCGTCGGACCGGTGAGCGAGGACGCCGACGAGCGCGCGGACCAGCGGATCATCGGGCTCGCGCTCGTCGGCGCGATGACGAACGTCGGGGCGGCGTGGCTGCTGACCGGCTATCGCGATCCCGAGGAGAAGATGGTGCGCAATTGCCGGCAGGTGCTGCTCGGCACGTTGCCGTTTCTCGCGAAGTGGTGA
- a CDS encoding zinc-finger-containing protein, with product MRVGRPVPALPQPVCDYCGAKATLARFGDEAYPYREDHGELWICPPCDAWIGVFPRSRRHVPLGRLANAELRHAKSELHAALEPLVAAKMRRDGCNAFEARAKGIRWLAAQLGLDATSSTIHTFDLDACRNALLLVDQFMSRKSPPANS from the coding sequence ATGCGCGTTGGCCGCCCCGTTCCCGCCCTCCCTCAACCTGTCTGCGACTACTGCGGCGCGAAAGCGACGCTCGCGCGTTTCGGCGACGAAGCGTATCCGTACCGCGAAGATCACGGCGAACTGTGGATCTGCCCGCCGTGCGACGCGTGGATCGGCGTCTTTCCGCGCAGCCGGCGCCACGTGCCGCTCGGCCGGCTCGCGAACGCCGAGCTCAGGCATGCGAAATCTGAGCTGCATGCGGCGCTCGAACCGCTCGTCGCCGCGAAGATGCGGCGCGACGGCTGCAACGCGTTCGAAGCGCGCGCGAAGGGCATACGCTGGCTCGCGGCGCAGTTGGGGCTCGACGCAACGTCGAGCACGATCCACACATTCGATCTCGACGCATGCCGGAACGCGCTGCTGCTCGTCGACCAATTCATGTCCCGCAAATCGCCGCCCGCAAATTCGTAA
- a CDS encoding flavin-containing monooxygenase produces the protein MSSTTNWNAARSLNDRAPHAATGGDARAATDFDVLIVGAGLSGVGAAYYLRERCPDAKFAILESRATMGGTWDLFRYPGVRSDSDMFTLGFSFRPWHSDKAISDGQTILDYIRDTARAFGIDKTIRFNHKVTAASWDSTSARWTVRVQRTSDAHHEEAVYTCRFLYMCSGYYDYDEGHAPTWPNMDAYQGRVVHPQRWPGDLDYKDKRVVVIGSGATAVTLVPSMAGDARHVTMLQRSPTYIVSLPARDAIANALRRWLPSGLAHRLVRLKNVLLTMYFYSLARRRPDATKKFIIRAAGKQLGPQFDVNKHLTPRYKPWDQRVCLVPNGDLFKAIRSGSASIVTDEIERFTPTGLRLKSGQRLDADVIVTATGLKLKMLGGAAVTVDGRPVDLSQTVSYKGMMYSGVPNLASSFGYTNASWTLKAELIAQYVCRLLDHMRTHGYDVCVPRLAPDSMELEPAVDLTSGYIQRAAGVLPKQGTKKPWKSYQNYARDFATFRFGTLADGAMQFERRRPALAERDDTRQPAYEGR, from the coding sequence ATGAGCTCGACGACAAACTGGAACGCCGCCCGCTCGCTGAACGATCGCGCGCCGCATGCGGCGACGGGCGGCGACGCCCGCGCCGCGACCGACTTCGACGTGCTGATCGTCGGCGCCGGGCTGTCCGGCGTCGGCGCCGCGTACTACCTGCGCGAGCGCTGTCCGGACGCGAAGTTCGCGATCCTCGAAAGCCGCGCGACGATGGGCGGCACGTGGGATCTGTTCCGCTACCCCGGCGTCCGTTCGGATTCCGACATGTTCACGCTCGGCTTCAGTTTTCGGCCGTGGCACAGCGACAAGGCGATCTCGGACGGCCAGACGATCCTCGACTACATCCGGGACACCGCGCGCGCGTTCGGCATCGACAAGACGATCCGCTTCAACCACAAGGTGACGGCCGCAAGCTGGGATTCGACGAGCGCGCGCTGGACCGTGCGCGTGCAGCGCACGAGCGACGCGCATCACGAAGAAGCCGTCTACACGTGCCGCTTCCTCTACATGTGCAGCGGCTACTACGACTATGACGAAGGCCACGCGCCGACCTGGCCCAACATGGATGCGTACCAGGGCCGCGTCGTCCATCCGCAGCGCTGGCCGGGCGATCTCGACTACAAGGACAAGCGCGTCGTCGTGATCGGCAGCGGCGCGACTGCGGTCACGCTCGTGCCGTCGATGGCGGGCGACGCGCGCCACGTGACGATGCTGCAGCGCTCGCCGACCTACATCGTGTCGCTGCCCGCGCGCGACGCGATCGCGAACGCGCTGCGCCGATGGCTGCCGTCGGGGCTCGCGCACCGGCTCGTGCGGCTGAAGAACGTACTGCTGACGATGTACTTCTACAGCCTCGCGCGCCGCCGGCCGGATGCGACGAAGAAGTTCATCATCCGCGCGGCGGGCAAGCAGCTCGGCCCGCAGTTCGACGTCAACAAGCATCTGACGCCGCGCTACAAGCCGTGGGACCAGCGCGTCTGCCTCGTGCCGAACGGCGATCTCTTCAAGGCGATCCGCTCGGGCAGCGCGTCGATCGTCACCGACGAGATCGAGCGCTTCACGCCGACCGGCCTGCGCCTGAAGAGCGGCCAGCGCCTCGACGCGGACGTGATCGTCACCGCGACGGGCCTCAAGCTGAAGATGCTGGGCGGCGCGGCCGTGACGGTCGACGGGCGCCCCGTCGATCTGTCGCAGACCGTGTCGTACAAGGGAATGATGTATAGCGGCGTGCCGAATCTCGCGTCGTCGTTCGGCTACACGAACGCGTCGTGGACGCTGAAGGCCGAGCTGATCGCGCAATACGTGTGTCGCCTGCTCGACCACATGCGCACGCACGGCTACGACGTCTGCGTGCCGAGGCTCGCACCCGACAGCATGGAGCTCGAACCCGCCGTCGACCTGACGTCGGGCTATATCCAGCGCGCCGCCGGCGTGCTGCCGAAGCAGGGCACGAAAAAGCCGTGGAAGTCCTACCAGAACTACGCGCGCGATTTCGCCACATTCAGGTTCGGCACGCTTGCCGACGGCGCGATGCAGTTCGAACGCCGCCGCCCGGCGCTCGCCGAACGTGACGACACCCGTCAGCCCGCCTACGAAGGAAGGTGA
- a CDS encoding alpha/beta fold hydrolase, whose product MIIKLFHFLVYATLALVAFTLFTSHRIKKMFPPEGKFVDVGADRLHYVEYGEGPPIVFVHGLCGQLRNFAYLDLQRLAKSHRVILVDRPGSGRSTRGPRSTANVYAQARTIAMFIATLGLDKPVVVGHSLGGAISLALALNHPQSVSRITLIAPLTHTETEPPGPFRGLALRSSLMRRFASFTLGIPVSILQSRKAIELIFAPETVPHDFGVKGGGLMGLRPHAFYSASSDLVAAPEDLPDMESRYASLTVPVDVLYGRSDQILNWQRHGEALKKRLDAVNLKVVDGGHMLPVTQPAQTTDWLLEVAGTPVSAEPKRVTESAES is encoded by the coding sequence ATGATAATCAAGCTGTTCCACTTTCTCGTTTACGCGACCCTCGCGCTCGTTGCATTCACGCTGTTCACGTCGCACCGCATCAAGAAGATGTTCCCGCCCGAAGGCAAGTTCGTCGACGTCGGCGCGGACCGCCTGCACTACGTCGAATACGGCGAAGGTCCGCCGATCGTATTCGTGCATGGCCTCTGCGGCCAGCTGCGCAACTTCGCGTACCTGGACCTGCAGCGGCTCGCGAAGTCGCATCGCGTGATCCTCGTCGATCGTCCCGGCTCCGGCCGCTCGACGCGCGGCCCGCGTTCGACCGCGAACGTTTATGCACAGGCCCGCACGATCGCGATGTTCATCGCGACGCTCGGCCTCGACAAGCCGGTCGTCGTCGGCCACTCGCTCGGCGGCGCGATCTCGCTCGCGCTCGCGCTCAACCATCCGCAGAGCGTGAGCCGCATCACGCTGATCGCCCCGCTCACGCACACCGAAACCGAGCCGCCCGGCCCGTTCCGCGGTCTCGCGCTGCGCTCGTCGCTCATGCGCCGCTTCGCATCGTTCACGCTCGGCATTCCGGTTTCGATATTGCAAAGCCGCAAGGCGATCGAACTGATCTTCGCGCCGGAAACGGTGCCGCACGACTTCGGCGTGAAGGGCGGCGGCCTGATGGGGCTGCGGCCGCACGCGTTCTATTCGGCGTCGTCGGACCTCGTCGCGGCGCCGGAAGACCTGCCCGACATGGAAAGCCGCTACGCGTCGCTTACCGTGCCCGTCGACGTGCTGTACGGCCGCAGCGATCAGATCCTCAACTGGCAGCGTCACGGCGAGGCGCTGAAGAAGCGGCTCGACGCGGTCAACCTGAAGGTCGTCGACGGCGGGCACATGCTGCCCGTCACGCAGCCCGCGCAAACGACCGACTGGCTGCTAGAAGTCGCCGGAACCCCGGTATCCGCCGAGCCCAAGCGCGTGACGGAAAGCGCGGAAAGCTGA
- the deoC gene encoding deoxyribose-phosphate aldolase, whose protein sequence is MELSLNRNQLTEAALKALHLIDLTSLNDDDTDEKIAALAVSADTPVGTPAALCVYPRFVGIAHAALAARGLVLPVATVTNFPHGAADPDAAARETADAVALGADEIDVVFPYRALLAGDERVGRELVAQCRAAAGGLCLKVILETGELRGPAAIRKASEIAIEAGADFLKTSTGKVAVNATLDAAVVMLATIRESGRAIGFKAAGGVRTAQDAAQYLSLAERELGAGYLTSATFRFGASGLLGNLLETLGHRAGATRGAY, encoded by the coding sequence ATGGAGCTTTCGCTGAATCGCAACCAGTTGACCGAGGCGGCGCTGAAGGCGCTGCATCTGATCGACCTTACGTCGCTCAACGACGACGACACCGACGAGAAGATTGCCGCGCTAGCCGTGTCGGCCGACACGCCGGTCGGCACGCCCGCCGCGCTATGCGTGTATCCGCGCTTCGTCGGCATCGCGCACGCGGCGCTCGCTGCGCGCGGGCTCGTGCTGCCGGTGGCGACCGTCACGAATTTTCCGCACGGCGCGGCCGATCCTGACGCGGCCGCGCGCGAGACGGCCGACGCGGTCGCGCTCGGCGCGGACGAAATCGACGTCGTGTTCCCATATCGCGCGCTGCTTGCGGGCGACGAGCGGGTCGGGCGCGAGCTCGTCGCGCAATGCCGCGCGGCGGCGGGCGGCCTGTGCCTGAAGGTGATCCTCGAGACGGGCGAACTGCGTGGCCCGGCGGCGATCCGCAAGGCGAGCGAGATCGCGATCGAGGCGGGCGCGGATTTTCTGAAGACGTCGACGGGCAAGGTCGCGGTGAATGCGACGCTCGACGCGGCGGTCGTGATGCTCGCGACGATCCGCGAAAGCGGGCGCGCGATCGGCTTCAAGGCGGCGGGCGGCGTGCGCACCGCGCAGGATGCGGCGCAGTATCTGTCGCTCGCCGAGCGCGAACTCGGGGCCGGCTATCTGACGAGCGCGACGTTCCGCTTCGGCGCGTCGGGGCTGCTCGGCAATCTGCTCGAGACGCTCGGGCATCGAGCGGGGGCGACGCGGGGCGCATATTGA
- a CDS encoding NupC/NupG family nucleoside CNT transporter, which yields MDILRSLCGIVVLLGVGYALSINRRAISTRTVVTALATQLVIGALVLFVPIGRNALAATAHAVNSVLEMGQHGVAFLFAGLVGDKMFALFGDGGFAFALRVLPMIVFVTSLIAVLYYIGVMKWLIAIVGTAMAKLLGVSRIEACSAVATIFLGQSEMPAFVKPFIRRMNGTEVFAVMSSGMASVAGSVLAGYAGLGVKMEYLLAASFMAIPGGLLFGKMLCPTTEPSRVVVESLEFDEKRAANVIEAAASGAGVGMRIAVNVGTMLIAFIGLIALLNAMVGLVAGWLGFAGVTLQSLLGALFSPLAWLIGVPWRDASVAGSFIGQKLILNEFVAYGALSPYLKDAAQVAAAGLPVLAPKTIAIVSFALCGFANFSSIAILTGGFTAVEPDLRSHVARYGLRALAAATLSNLMSATIAGLFLSLS from the coding sequence GTGGACATCTTGCGCAGCTTGTGTGGCATCGTGGTATTGCTCGGCGTCGGTTATGCGCTGTCGATCAACAGGCGGGCGATCAGCACCCGCACGGTCGTCACGGCGCTCGCGACGCAGCTCGTGATCGGCGCGCTCGTGCTGTTCGTGCCGATCGGCCGCAACGCGCTCGCGGCGACCGCGCACGCCGTCAACAGCGTGCTCGAGATGGGCCAGCACGGCGTCGCGTTCCTGTTCGCCGGCCTCGTCGGCGACAAGATGTTCGCGCTCTTCGGCGACGGCGGCTTCGCGTTCGCGCTGCGCGTGCTGCCGATGATCGTGTTCGTCACGTCGCTGATCGCGGTGCTGTACTACATCGGCGTGATGAAGTGGCTGATCGCGATCGTCGGCACCGCGATGGCGAAGCTGCTCGGCGTGAGCCGCATCGAAGCGTGTTCGGCCGTCGCGACGATCTTCCTAGGCCAGAGCGAAATGCCCGCGTTCGTGAAGCCGTTCATCCGGCGGATGAACGGAACCGAAGTGTTCGCGGTGATGTCGAGCGGCATGGCGTCGGTCGCGGGCTCGGTGCTCGCCGGCTATGCGGGGCTCGGCGTGAAGATGGAGTACCTGCTCGCTGCGTCGTTCATGGCGATCCCGGGCGGCCTTTTGTTCGGAAAGATGCTGTGCCCGACGACGGAGCCTTCCCGCGTCGTCGTCGAATCGCTCGAGTTCGACGAGAAGCGCGCGGCGAACGTGATCGAGGCGGCGGCGTCCGGCGCGGGCGTCGGGATGCGGATCGCCGTGAACGTCGGTACGATGCTGATCGCGTTCATCGGGCTGATTGCACTCTTGAACGCGATGGTCGGTCTCGTTGCCGGCTGGCTCGGCTTTGCCGGCGTCACGCTGCAATCGTTGCTCGGCGCGCTGTTCTCGCCGCTCGCGTGGCTGATCGGCGTGCCGTGGCGGGATGCGTCGGTGGCCGGCAGCTTCATCGGCCAGAAGCTGATCCTGAACGAGTTCGTCGCGTACGGCGCGCTGTCGCCTTATCTGAAGGACGCGGCGCAGGTCGCCGCAGCCGGGCTGCCCGTGCTCGCGCCGAAGACGATCGCGATCGTGTCGTTCGCGCTGTGCGGCTTCGCGAACTTCTCGTCGATCGCGATCCTGACGGGCGGCTTCACCGCGGTCGAGCCGGATCTGCGTTCCCACGTCGCGCGCTACGGGTTGCGCGCGCTCGCGGCCGCGACGCTGTCGAACCTGATGAGCGCGACGATCGCCGGCCTGTTCCTGTCCCTTTCCTGA
- a CDS encoding sensor domain-containing diguanylate cyclase — translation MSPTGIIVCGALLLTLIWLFCARVLYESRKDAYQRATENANNLVLLLERDIARNVELYDLSLQAVVDGVNDPRIMALDPAIRSKVLFDRAATGKYLGTIYVMNARGDIVLDSHFPKPPPVANFAYRDYFIYQRDHPAGGLYISEPYAARLRHGALTVALSRRITRPDGSFGGIVAGTLSIDYFRALLDGLSVGPGGTAAIFETNGLLISRLPFDTKMVGRSIANSELYANATAHDEGAFTGIASIDGVRRLYVYKRLPGLPIVVDVSPAERHVFAQWHIRAQRLGVLMLVFGVVIVTGTALLSRELRWRRHAELRLQRLARTDALTGLGNRRAFDENLRREWARTLRSSRPLSLLFVDIDQFKNYNDCYGHQAGDEVLREVALCLALNVRRAADDVSRYGGEEFVITLPDTDAKSASAIAEHLRRAVYDLDIEHEKSPYRRVTVSIGLVTSHANAAHSDTALVKMADAALYQAKSTGRNRVCDAQHA, via the coding sequence ATGTCGCCGACGGGCATAATCGTTTGCGGCGCGCTGCTGCTCACGCTGATCTGGCTGTTTTGCGCACGCGTGCTGTACGAGTCGCGCAAGGATGCCTACCAGCGTGCGACCGAAAACGCGAACAACCTCGTGCTGTTGCTCGAACGCGACATCGCGCGCAACGTCGAGCTCTACGACCTGTCGCTTCAGGCGGTCGTCGACGGCGTCAACGATCCGCGCATCATGGCCCTCGACCCCGCGATACGCAGCAAGGTGCTGTTCGACCGCGCGGCGACCGGCAAGTATCTCGGCACGATCTACGTGATGAACGCGCGCGGCGACATCGTGCTCGATTCGCATTTCCCGAAGCCGCCGCCCGTCGCGAACTTCGCGTATCGCGACTACTTCATCTATCAGCGCGACCACCCGGCGGGCGGCCTCTACATCAGCGAGCCGTACGCGGCGCGCTTGCGGCACGGCGCGCTGACGGTCGCGCTGAGCCGGCGCATCACGCGGCCCGACGGCTCGTTCGGCGGCATCGTCGCCGGCACGCTCAGCATCGACTACTTTCGTGCGCTGCTCGACGGCCTGTCGGTCGGCCCCGGCGGCACCGCAGCAATTTTCGAGACCAACGGGTTGTTGATCTCGCGGCTGCCGTTCGACACGAAGATGGTCGGGCGCAGCATCGCCAATTCGGAGCTCTACGCGAACGCGACGGCGCACGACGAAGGCGCGTTCACCGGCATCGCGTCGATCGACGGCGTGCGCCGCCTCTACGTGTACAAGCGGCTGCCCGGTCTGCCGATCGTGGTCGACGTGTCGCCCGCCGAGCGTCACGTCTTCGCCCAATGGCACATCCGCGCGCAGCGGCTCGGCGTGCTGATGCTCGTGTTCGGCGTCGTGATCGTCACCGGTACCGCGCTGCTGTCTCGCGAACTGCGCTGGCGGCGGCACGCGGAACTGCGCCTGCAGCGCCTCGCGCGCACCGATGCGCTGACGGGCCTCGGCAACCGCCGTGCGTTCGACGAGAACCTGCGCCGCGAATGGGCGCGCACGCTGCGCTCCAGCCGGCCACTGTCGCTGCTGTTCGTCGACATCGATCAGTTCAAGAATTACAACGACTGCTACGGCCATCAGGCGGGCGACGAAGTGCTGCGAGAAGTCGCCCTCTGCCTTGCGCTGAACGTGCGCCGCGCGGCCGACGACGTTTCGCGCTACGGCGGCGAGGAGTTCGTGATCACACTGCCGGACACCGATGCGAAGAGCGCATCCGCGATCGCCGAACACCTCCGCCGCGCCGTCTACGATCTCGACATCGAGCACGAGAAGAGCCCGTACCGGCGCGTGACCGTCAGCATCGGACTCGTGACGTCGCACGCTAACGCCGCGCATTCCGACACGGCGCTCGTCAAGATGGCCGACGCCGCGCTGTACCAGGCGAAATCGACTGGCCGCAACCGTGTCTGCGACGCGCAGCACGCGTAG